A genome region from Streptomyces xanthophaeus includes the following:
- a CDS encoding tetratricopeptide repeat protein yields the protein MRDSHRGEAERLLERAVDDAAQRGTGAGIDRATLLARGREALDALAASAAPEYEAYVRALDEAAAGDQSLGEAFRRGNHSTALLVTAVAAATAVGADLSLGVAAGTALTAGAVVGISGAVATVVKVTALHLPAANRRAGERGRPGGPEQLKLQWLSALEVRGIRPFLEQQRAVAAAARAARPAAARPAARPAPRLRGADRSAEARRRSALEQSFGQLPAAAEVFAGRRSELTRIAQWVQAARASTETRPVVVVLHGEPGVGRTALALAAAHGLRDQFRGACVVDLRGGSAGEASGEAPLATREALLHLMNRLGAPREQLLFREGASAEQQVRRLGELYHQHLQGLPVTVLLDDAVDAAQVRMLVPERSESLVLVTAREPLELPADLAAWVYQLPVERLAPQEAAELLRAPRAGAPGAAAPAGVAEEDVAAVVELSGGLPLALRLLAPLAGEGRALAGGAAAHPVEAALRAADARLAEPARQLLRRLPLAGRASLGGAAAAALADVPEAAALRTLEELWEAGLIERVRGQRFRMHDAVRAYAAARSAADEDRAQAAAAHERLIRDYARLADSVIRMVDGKMSTRANTFLKGPVGGHGFTSLDAALRWLDDESSFITAALRHSEGVDQQAVLDLLGALCDFCLLRGDLYRLGEIDELTQVVAAGQNGLKGQQGRLVRSVQWRTGIAARQLGELDKARTTLASVVDQYMEADQEAAAAMALVSLGITLHHQGNLPEAAVRIREALVLQEPPELAGDRAWGLHALAAVERDRARLAEAVRLLETSLALHRESESVHGEAWAHFQLGQVHLRFGDVERAEVELRLALELYGRTRDDRGEAWALTQLGRARVVDGDPGPAVDGLREALARHREAEDARGEAWTQYYLGQALEVGGERDEAVRELERARTMFSRMRDVYGLAYARHHSGRVTRDQRAAQTGNLRNSGFARQLLVDARADFRRIGLAHGEAWTCLELAVIDAGNGRLSQALGLCEEAVRLFISYGDRRGEDWARFLRCTMLPYAVPAAPEEARAELGRLAQAPHPARDGRLEDCLETYGVILGRGVDPAEGWQAWRLGLVPNLHSREVMGVPRA from the coding sequence ATGCGGGACAGCCATCGCGGTGAGGCCGAGCGGCTGCTGGAGCGGGCCGTGGACGACGCGGCGCAGCGGGGAACGGGCGCGGGCATCGACCGGGCGACGCTGCTGGCCCGGGGCCGGGAGGCGCTGGACGCGCTCGCCGCGAGTGCCGCGCCGGAGTACGAGGCGTACGTGCGGGCCCTGGACGAGGCGGCGGCCGGGGACCAGTCGCTCGGTGAGGCCTTCCGGCGGGGCAACCATTCCACGGCGTTGCTGGTGACGGCGGTCGCGGCGGCCACGGCCGTGGGTGCGGACCTGTCGCTGGGTGTCGCGGCCGGTACGGCGCTGACCGCGGGGGCCGTGGTGGGGATCTCCGGCGCGGTGGCGACGGTGGTGAAGGTGACGGCGCTGCACCTGCCGGCCGCGAACCGGCGGGCCGGGGAGCGGGGCCGGCCGGGCGGGCCGGAGCAGTTGAAGCTGCAGTGGCTGTCGGCGCTGGAGGTGCGCGGGATACGTCCGTTCCTGGAGCAGCAGCGTGCGGTGGCCGCGGCCGCCCGGGCGGCCCGGCCCGCGGCGGCCCGGCCGGCGGCGCGGCCCGCTCCGCGGCTGCGGGGTGCGGACCGCAGCGCGGAGGCGCGGCGGCGCAGTGCGCTGGAGCAGTCCTTCGGGCAGCTGCCTGCTGCGGCGGAGGTGTTCGCGGGGCGGCGGTCCGAGCTGACGCGGATCGCGCAGTGGGTGCAGGCGGCCCGGGCCAGTACGGAGACCCGGCCGGTGGTGGTGGTGCTGCACGGTGAGCCGGGGGTGGGCCGTACGGCGCTGGCGCTGGCGGCGGCGCACGGTCTGCGGGACCAGTTCCGGGGTGCGTGCGTGGTGGATCTGCGGGGCGGTTCGGCCGGGGAGGCGTCCGGGGAGGCGCCGCTGGCCACGCGGGAGGCGCTGCTGCACCTGATGAACCGGCTGGGTGCGCCCCGCGAGCAGTTGCTGTTCCGCGAGGGTGCGTCGGCGGAGCAGCAGGTGCGGCGCCTGGGCGAGCTGTACCACCAGCATCTGCAGGGGCTGCCGGTGACGGTGCTGCTGGACGACGCGGTGGACGCGGCGCAGGTGCGGATGCTGGTTCCGGAGCGTTCCGAGAGCCTGGTGCTGGTGACGGCGCGGGAGCCGTTGGAGCTGCCGGCGGATCTGGCCGCGTGGGTGTACCAGCTGCCGGTGGAGCGGTTGGCGCCGCAGGAGGCGGCGGAGCTGCTCCGGGCGCCGCGGGCGGGTGCGCCGGGTGCGGCAGCTCCGGCGGGTGTCGCGGAGGAGGACGTGGCCGCGGTGGTGGAGCTGAGCGGCGGGCTGCCGCTCGCACTGCGGCTGCTGGCTCCGCTGGCGGGCGAGGGCCGGGCCCTGGCCGGCGGTGCGGCGGCGCACCCGGTGGAGGCGGCGCTGCGTGCGGCGGACGCGCGGCTGGCCGAACCCGCCCGGCAGCTGCTGCGGCGGTTGCCGCTGGCGGGGCGGGCGTCGCTGGGAGGTGCGGCGGCGGCGGCGCTGGCGGACGTACCGGAGGCGGCGGCGCTGCGCACGCTGGAGGAGCTGTGGGAGGCCGGGCTGATCGAGCGGGTGCGCGGCCAGCGGTTCCGGATGCACGACGCGGTGCGTGCGTACGCGGCGGCGCGGTCGGCGGCGGACGAGGACCGGGCGCAGGCCGCGGCGGCGCACGAGCGGCTGATCCGCGACTACGCGCGGCTCGCGGACTCGGTGATCCGGATGGTCGACGGGAAGATGTCGACGCGGGCGAACACGTTCCTGAAGGGGCCGGTCGGGGGGCACGGTTTCACGTCGCTGGATGCGGCGCTGCGCTGGCTGGACGACGAGTCGAGCTTCATCACGGCGGCGCTGCGGCACTCGGAGGGGGTGGATCAGCAGGCGGTGCTGGATCTGCTGGGCGCGCTGTGCGACTTCTGTCTGCTGCGCGGGGACCTGTACCGGCTGGGTGAGATCGATGAGCTGACGCAGGTGGTGGCAGCGGGTCAGAACGGGCTGAAGGGGCAGCAGGGGCGCCTGGTGCGGTCGGTGCAGTGGCGTACGGGTATCGCGGCGCGCCAGCTGGGCGAGCTGGACAAGGCCCGCACCACGCTGGCGTCGGTGGTGGACCAGTACATGGAGGCCGATCAGGAGGCGGCGGCCGCGATGGCGCTGGTCTCGCTCGGGATCACGTTGCACCACCAGGGCAATCTTCCGGAGGCGGCGGTGCGGATCCGGGAGGCGCTGGTGCTGCAGGAGCCGCCGGAGCTGGCGGGTGACCGGGCGTGGGGGCTGCACGCGCTGGCTGCGGTGGAGCGGGACCGGGCGCGGCTGGCGGAGGCGGTGCGGCTGCTGGAGACCTCGCTGGCGTTGCACCGGGAGAGCGAGAGCGTGCACGGGGAGGCGTGGGCCCATTTCCAGCTGGGTCAGGTGCACCTGCGGTTCGGGGACGTGGAGCGGGCGGAGGTGGAGCTGCGGCTGGCCCTGGAACTGTACGGGCGTACCCGCGACGACCGTGGTGAGGCCTGGGCGCTGACGCAGCTGGGCCGGGCCCGGGTGGTGGACGGGGATCCGGGGCCGGCGGTGGACGGGCTGCGGGAGGCGCTGGCCCGGCACCGGGAGGCGGAGGACGCGCGGGGGGAGGCGTGGACGCAGTACTACCTCGGGCAGGCGCTGGAGGTGGGCGGCGAGCGGGACGAGGCGGTACGGGAGCTGGAGCGGGCGCGGACGATGTTCTCGCGGATGCGGGACGTGTACGGGCTGGCGTACGCCCGCCACCATTCGGGCCGGGTGACGCGGGACCAGCGGGCTGCGCAGACGGGGAACCTGCGGAACTCCGGCTTCGCCCGTCAGCTGCTGGTGGACGCGCGGGCGGATTTCCGGCGGATCGGGCTGGCGCACGGCGAGGCGTGGACGTGTCTGGAGCTGGCGGTGATCGACGCGGGCAACGGCCGGCTGTCGCAGGCGCTGGGTCTGTGCGAGGAGGCGGTGCGGCTGTTCATCTCGTACGGGGACCGGCGCGGGGAGGACTGGGCGCGTTTCCTGCGGTGCACGATGCTGCCGTACGCGGTGCCGGCGGCGCCGGAGGAGGCGCGGGCGGAGCTGGGGCGCCTCGCGCAGGCGCCGCATCCGGCGCGGGACGGCCGGCTGGAGGACTGCCTGGAGACCTACGGGGTGATCCTGGGCCGGGGGGTGGATCCGGCGGAGGGCTGGCAGGCGTGGCGGCTCGGTCTGGTCCCGAACCTGCACTCCCGGGAGGTCATGGGGGTCCCGCGCGCCTGA
- the mca gene encoding mycothiol conjugate amidase Mca: MTEQLRLMAVHAHPDDESSKGAATMAKYVSEGIPVLVVTCTGGERGSVLNPKLQGDKYIEENIHEVRAREMDEARDILGIEQEWLGYVDSGLPEGDPLPPLPEGCFALADVHEAAGELVKKIRAFKPQVVTTYDENGGYPHPDHIMTHTISMLAFESAADTEKYPESEYGPAYQPQKLYYNQGFNKPRTVALHEALLARGLESPYGEWLERWKEFERKERTLTTHVPCADFFEIRDKALIAHATQIDPDGGWFRVPMDIQKEVWPTEEYELAKSLVDTSLPESDLFAGIRENA; the protein is encoded by the coding sequence TTGACCGAGCAGCTTCGACTGATGGCCGTCCACGCCCACCCCGACGACGAGTCGAGCAAGGGCGCGGCCACCATGGCCAAGTACGTGTCCGAGGGGATTCCCGTGCTGGTCGTCACCTGCACCGGTGGCGAGCGCGGCTCGGTCCTGAACCCCAAGCTCCAGGGCGACAAGTACATCGAGGAGAACATCCACGAGGTCCGCGCCAGGGAGATGGACGAGGCGCGCGACATCCTCGGCATCGAGCAGGAATGGCTCGGCTACGTGGACTCCGGCCTCCCCGAGGGCGACCCGCTGCCCCCGCTGCCCGAGGGCTGCTTCGCGCTCGCGGACGTCCACGAGGCCGCCGGCGAGCTGGTGAAGAAGATCCGCGCCTTCAAGCCGCAGGTCGTCACCACCTACGACGAGAACGGGGGCTACCCGCACCCCGACCACATCATGACCCACACGATCTCCATGCTGGCCTTCGAGAGCGCGGCCGACACCGAGAAGTACCCGGAGAGCGAGTACGGCCCGGCCTACCAGCCGCAGAAGCTCTACTACAACCAGGGCTTCAACAAGCCGCGCACCGTCGCCCTCCACGAGGCGCTGCTCGCGCGCGGCCTGGAGTCCCCCTACGGGGAGTGGCTGGAGCGGTGGAAGGAGTTCGAGCGCAAGGAGCGGACCCTGACCACCCACGTGCCCTGCGCCGACTTCTTCGAGATCCGTGACAAGGCGCTCATCGCGCACGCCACCCAGATCGACCCGGACGGCGGCTGGTTCCGCGTCCCGATGGACATCCAGAAGGAGGTCTGGCCCACCGAGGAGTACGAGCTCGCGAAGTCGCTCGTCGACACTTCCCTCCCCGAGTCCGACCTCTTCGCGGGCATCCGGGAGAATGCGTAG
- a CDS encoding DUF4307 domain-containing protein: MSAVREGLPEGRYGRSADERADRKLKIIGSVLGAALLGLVGWIGWDYVAGQSVSAEVIKFQVISDTEVKVHLEVRKDASVTGVCSLSSQNEEHAEVGRADFTFAQNRSRVDEIVILKTTGRATMIELVGCQSAPSAH, from the coding sequence ATGAGCGCGGTGCGCGAGGGCCTGCCCGAGGGCCGCTACGGCCGGTCGGCGGACGAGCGTGCGGACCGGAAGCTCAAGATCATCGGGTCGGTGCTGGGTGCGGCGCTGCTGGGCCTGGTCGGCTGGATCGGCTGGGACTACGTCGCGGGACAGAGCGTGAGCGCCGAAGTGATCAAGTTCCAGGTGATTTCGGACACCGAGGTGAAGGTGCACCTGGAGGTCCGCAAGGACGCCTCGGTCACCGGGGTCTGTTCCCTCAGCTCCCAGAACGAGGAGCACGCCGAGGTGGGCCGCGCGGACTTCACTTTCGCGCAGAACCGGTCGCGGGTGGACGAGATCGTCATCCTGAAGACCACCGGCCGGGCCACGATGATCGAGCTGGTCGGCTGCCAGTCGGCGCCTTCCGCCCACTGA
- the greA gene encoding transcription elongation factor GreA: MTQTSESVTWLTQAAYDQLKAELDYLSGPARTEIATKIAAAREEGDLRENGGYHAAKEEQGKQELRVRQLTQLLENAKVGTAPASDGVVAPGTLVKIAFDGDEDDAMEFLLASREYASSDFETYSPQSPLGSGVLGKAIGEDAEYELPNGKKASVKILDVKPFTG, translated from the coding sequence GTGACCCAGACGAGCGAAAGCGTCACCTGGCTGACCCAGGCGGCGTACGACCAGCTGAAGGCGGAGCTGGACTACCTCTCTGGTCCCGCCCGCACGGAGATCGCCACGAAGATCGCAGCCGCCCGCGAGGAGGGCGACCTGCGTGAGAACGGTGGCTACCACGCGGCGAAGGAGGAGCAGGGCAAGCAGGAGCTGCGGGTCCGCCAGCTCACGCAGCTCCTGGAGAACGCCAAGGTCGGCACCGCGCCCGCGTCCGACGGCGTGGTGGCCCCCGGCACGCTCGTGAAGATCGCCTTCGACGGCGACGAGGACGACGCCATGGAGTTCCTCCTGGCCTCGCGCGAGTACGCGTCCTCGGACTTCGAGACGTACTCCCCCCAGTCCCCGCTGGGCAGCGGCGTGCTGGGCAAGGCGATCGGCGAGGACGCCGAGTACGAGCTGCCGAACGGCAAGAAGGCCTCGGTCAAGATCCTGGACGTCAAGCCCTTCACCGGCTGA
- a CDS encoding ABC transporter permease yields the protein MTLTSPDPGASPHRELTAPRPRGGVVQSVNDSLVIAKRNVIRLSRIPEMLIFGLIQPVMFVVLFSFVFGGSMMIGGSTSASDYRNFLMAGIFAQTVTFATAGAGAGIADDMHKGLIDRFRSLPMARGAVLTGRTLADLMQTALTMVVLAMVALLVGWRTHTSAGEVLAGFALLLLLGYAFSWIGALIGLSVRTPEAATSGGLIWLFPVTFISNAFVPTENMASWLQPIAEWNPFSATVQACRELFGNPGVSPSDAWPMVHPVWASLIWSALIILLFRTLAVRKYRGADG from the coding sequence GTGACCCTCACCTCCCCGGACCCGGGCGCCTCCCCGCACCGCGAACTCACGGCACCCCGTCCGCGCGGCGGCGTCGTCCAGAGCGTGAACGACTCCCTCGTGATCGCCAAGCGGAACGTCATCCGACTCAGCCGGATTCCCGAGATGTTGATCTTCGGGCTGATCCAGCCGGTCATGTTCGTGGTGCTGTTCAGCTTCGTCTTCGGCGGCTCGATGATGATCGGCGGCTCGACCAGCGCCAGCGACTACCGGAACTTCCTGATGGCCGGCATCTTCGCCCAGACCGTCACCTTCGCCACCGCGGGTGCCGGCGCGGGCATCGCCGACGACATGCACAAGGGGCTGATCGACCGCTTCCGCTCGCTGCCCATGGCCCGCGGCGCCGTCCTGACCGGCCGCACCCTGGCGGACCTCATGCAGACGGCCCTGACCATGGTGGTGCTGGCGATGGTCGCCCTCCTCGTCGGCTGGCGCACCCACACCAGCGCCGGCGAGGTGCTGGCCGGCTTCGCCCTGCTGCTCCTGCTCGGGTACGCGTTCTCCTGGATCGGCGCCCTGATCGGGCTGTCCGTACGCACTCCGGAGGCGGCCACCTCGGGCGGGCTGATCTGGCTGTTCCCCGTCACGTTCATCTCCAACGCGTTCGTCCCCACGGAGAACATGGCGAGCTGGCTCCAGCCCATCGCCGAGTGGAATCCGTTCAGCGCCACCGTCCAGGCCTGCCGCGAGCTCTTCGGGAACCCGGGTGTCTCCCCGTCCGACGCCTGGCCGATGGTCCACCCGGTATGGGCCTCGCTGATCTGGTCGGCCCTGATCATCCTGCTCTTCCGCACGCTCGCGGTCCGCAAGTACCGCGGGGCGGACGGCTGA
- a CDS encoding ATP-binding cassette domain-containing protein — translation MPGAIYAEGLVKTFGDVRALDGVDLDVPEGTVLGLLGPNGAGKTTTVRVLTTLLRPDSGKAVVAGIDVLKHPNEVRRAIGLSGQFAAVDEYLTGRENLQMVGQLYQMKARAAKARATELLERFNLSDAADRTAKTYSGGMRRRLDLAAALVVSPPVMFMDEPTTGLDPRNRQQLWGIIQELVAGGTTLLLTTQYLEEADHLAHDICVVDHGKVIARGTSDQLKARTGGERVEVVVHERQHITTAREVLAGFGKGETTVEEHTRKLTVPVSGGAKLLAEVIRELDGRGIEIDDIGLRRPTLDDVFISLTGHAAERAAEESENGDAPAAPAAKDRRTARKEVAK, via the coding sequence ATGCCAGGCGCTATCTACGCCGAAGGTCTGGTCAAGACCTTCGGCGATGTACGGGCTCTCGACGGCGTGGACCTCGATGTCCCCGAAGGCACCGTCCTGGGTCTGCTCGGCCCGAACGGCGCGGGCAAGACCACGACCGTACGTGTCCTGACCACCCTCCTGCGGCCCGACAGCGGCAAGGCCGTCGTCGCCGGCATCGATGTCCTCAAGCACCCCAACGAAGTCCGCCGCGCCATCGGCCTGTCCGGCCAGTTCGCGGCCGTCGACGAGTACCTGACCGGCCGCGAGAACCTCCAGATGGTCGGCCAGCTCTACCAGATGAAGGCCAGGGCGGCCAAAGCCCGGGCCACCGAACTCCTCGAACGCTTCAACCTCTCCGACGCCGCGGACCGCACGGCCAAGACGTACTCCGGCGGCATGCGCAGGCGCCTGGACCTCGCGGCAGCCCTCGTCGTCAGCCCACCCGTGATGTTCATGGACGAGCCGACCACCGGACTCGACCCCCGCAACCGCCAGCAGCTGTGGGGCATCATCCAGGAACTGGTCGCCGGCGGCACCACCCTGCTCCTCACCACCCAGTACCTGGAGGAGGCCGACCACCTCGCGCACGACATCTGCGTGGTCGACCACGGCAAGGTCATCGCCCGCGGCACCTCCGACCAGCTCAAGGCCCGTACCGGCGGCGAGCGCGTCGAAGTCGTCGTCCACGAACGGCAGCACATCACCACCGCGCGCGAGGTGCTCGCCGGCTTCGGCAAGGGCGAGACCACGGTCGAGGAGCACACCCGCAAACTGACCGTGCCCGTGTCGGGCGGCGCCAAGCTGCTCGCCGAGGTCATCCGCGAACTCGACGGCCGGGGCATCGAGATCGACGACATAGGCCTGCGCCGCCCCACCCTCGACGACGTGTTCATCTCCCTGACCGGGCACGCCGCCGAACGGGCCGCGGAGGAGAGCGAGAACGGCGACGCGCCGGCCGCTCCCGCGGCCAAGGACCGCAGGACGGCCCGCAAGGAGGTGGCGAAGTGA
- the ilvA gene encoding threonine ammonia-lyase: protein MNYRVPQPVPQVILDDVRGAQKMLSGVSRVTAMEGSRHLSALTGSPVHLKCENLQRTGSFKLRGAYVRIAGLRPEQRAAGVVAASAGNHAQGVALASSLLGVRSTVFMPVGAPLPKVAATQEYGADVRLHGQVVDETFLAAQEYADRTGAVFIHPFDHRDIIAGQGTVGLEILEQCPEVRTILVGIGGGGLAAGVAVAVKALRPDVRVIGVQAAGAAAYPPSLKAGHPISIDEPVTMADGIKVGRPGDVPFTIIGELVDDVRTVSEDALSSALLLCLERAKLVVEPAGCSTVAALLSEPELYGGGPVVAVLSGGNVDPLLLQRILRHGMAAAGRYLSLRLRVADRPGALAGLLAVLSVVDANVLDVSHMRTDPRLGLTEVEVELHLETKGPEHCAEVARSLHGAGYKVMS, encoded by the coding sequence ATGAACTACCGCGTGCCCCAGCCCGTCCCCCAGGTCATCCTCGACGACGTCCGGGGGGCCCAGAAGATGCTGTCCGGCGTCTCGCGGGTCACCGCCATGGAGGGCAGCCGGCACCTCTCCGCACTCACCGGCTCCCCGGTCCACCTCAAGTGCGAGAACCTCCAGCGCACCGGCTCCTTCAAGCTCCGCGGCGCCTACGTACGCATCGCCGGCCTGCGCCCCGAGCAGCGGGCCGCCGGTGTCGTCGCCGCGAGCGCGGGCAACCACGCGCAGGGCGTGGCGCTTGCCTCCTCCCTCCTCGGGGTCCGCTCGACCGTGTTCATGCCGGTCGGGGCGCCGCTGCCGAAGGTGGCCGCGACCCAGGAGTACGGCGCCGACGTGCGTCTGCACGGGCAGGTCGTCGACGAGACCTTCCTGGCCGCCCAGGAGTACGCGGACCGCACCGGCGCGGTGTTCATCCACCCCTTCGACCACCGCGACATCATCGCGGGCCAGGGCACGGTCGGCCTGGAGATCCTGGAGCAGTGCCCGGAGGTGCGGACCATCCTCGTCGGGATCGGCGGCGGCGGTCTCGCGGCCGGTGTCGCGGTCGCCGTGAAGGCGCTGCGGCCGGACGTGCGGGTCATCGGGGTGCAGGCGGCGGGCGCGGCCGCGTACCCGCCCTCGCTCAAGGCCGGACATCCGATCTCGATCGACGAACCGGTCACGATGGCCGACGGGATCAAGGTCGGCCGCCCCGGAGACGTCCCCTTCACCATCATCGGCGAGCTCGTCGACGACGTGCGTACGGTCTCCGAGGACGCCCTCTCCAGTGCTCTGCTGCTCTGCCTGGAGCGGGCCAAGCTGGTGGTCGAGCCGGCCGGGTGCAGCACGGTCGCGGCCCTGCTCAGCGAGCCCGAACTGTACGGCGGCGGCCCGGTGGTGGCCGTCCTGTCCGGCGGGAACGTCGATCCGCTGCTGCTCCAGCGGATCCTGCGCCACGGCATGGCGGCGGCGGGCCGGTACCTGTCCCTGCGGCTGCGCGTGGCCGACCGGCCGGGCGCCCTGGCCGGGCTCCTGGCGGTGTTGTCAGTGGTGGATGCGAACGTGTTGGACGTGAGCCATATGCGGACGGACCCGCGCCTGGGGCTCACGGAGGTGGAGGTGGAGCTGCACCTGGAGACGAAGGGCCCGGAGCACTGCGCGGAAGTCGCGCGTTCCCTGCACGGCGCGGGATACAAGGTGATGAGCTAG
- a CDS encoding MarR family winged helix-turn-helix transcriptional regulator, whose translation MPSTPANSDLPAAPDAPAGAGLLDALQHQVAVFARRAEQTRLGGVGQARNSMDRAAYLLLNRLDLEGPMGVKALAGGMGIDSSTVTRQVAPLVDSGLVKRTSHPEDGRAVVLALSPRGLARLEEVRSSRRELMARVTEGWSEGERESFTGLLTRFNLSLSELMAAVAEAGPAS comes from the coding sequence ATGCCTTCCACCCCGGCCAATTCCGATCTGCCCGCGGCGCCCGACGCGCCCGCCGGAGCCGGTCTCCTCGACGCGCTCCAGCACCAGGTGGCGGTCTTCGCCCGCCGTGCCGAGCAGACCCGTCTGGGCGGTGTGGGCCAGGCCCGCAACTCGATGGACCGCGCCGCCTACCTGCTGCTGAACCGGCTCGACCTGGAAGGCCCGATGGGCGTGAAGGCGCTCGCCGGCGGCATGGGGATCGACTCCTCCACAGTGACCCGGCAGGTCGCGCCGCTGGTCGACAGCGGTCTGGTCAAGCGGACCTCGCACCCCGAGGACGGGCGGGCCGTGGTGCTCGCGCTGTCCCCGCGGGGGCTGGCCCGGCTGGAAGAGGTGCGCTCCTCGCGCCGCGAACTGATGGCCCGCGTGACGGAGGGCTGGAGCGAGGGCGAGCGGGAATCCTTCACCGGTCTGCTGACGCGCTTCAACCTGTCGCTGTCGGAGCTCATGGCGGCCGTGGCCGAAGCCGGTCCCGCCTCCTGA
- a CDS encoding sigma factor-like helix-turn-helix DNA-binding protein, translated as MRVVDQQAGSYAEFEAFVAGAAGRLLHVALLLTGEPESARRLLAGALARTYANWRRLRGDDPYDFTRQELCEAFARTGWRHHGGAGVLARLSPPERLVLVLRLYEGVAEEVTAAQLGMPVERVRVLCNRAVEALRNREAA; from the coding sequence ATGCGGGTGGTTGATCAACAGGCGGGCTCCTACGCGGAGTTCGAAGCCTTCGTCGCGGGCGCGGCCGGGCGTCTCCTGCATGTCGCGCTCCTGCTGACCGGTGAACCGGAGTCGGCCCGGCGGCTGCTGGCGGGCGCGCTGGCCCGTACGTACGCGAACTGGCGGCGCCTGCGCGGGGACGATCCGTACGACTTCACCCGCCAGGAGCTGTGCGAGGCCTTCGCCCGGACCGGCTGGCGCCATCACGGCGGCGCCGGTGTACTGGCGCGGCTGAGCCCGCCGGAGCGGCTCGTCCTGGTCCTGCGGCTCTACGAAGGGGTCGCGGAGGAGGTCACGGCGGCGCAGCTCGGGATGCCGGTGGAGCGGGTACGGGTGCTGTGCAACCGGGCCGTGGAGGCGCTGCGGAACCGGGAGGCGGCGTGA
- a CDS encoding cystathionine gamma-synthase gives MSDDSHEHQSFETRAIHAGNTADPLTGAVVPPIYQVSTYKQDGVGGLRGGYEYSRSANPTRTALEENLAALEGGRRGLAFASGLAAEDCLLRTLLAPGDHVVIPNDAYGGTFRLFAKVVSRWGVEWSVADTSDPESVRAALTPKTKVIWVETPSNPLLGITDIAVVAGIARSAGAKLVVDNTFASPYLQQPLALGADVVVHSLTKYMGGHSDVVGGALVTADEALGEELAYHQNAMGAVAGPFDSWVVLRGIKTLAVRMDRHAENAGKIVELLKRHPKVTNVLYPGLPEHPGHEVAAKQMRNFGGMISFQVAGGEEEAVAVCGRTKIFTLAESLGGVESLIEHPGRMTHASVAGSALEVPADLIRLSVGIENADDLVADLTQALG, from the coding sequence ATGAGCGACGACAGCCACGAGCACCAGAGCTTCGAGACCCGCGCGATCCACGCGGGCAACACGGCGGACCCGCTGACCGGCGCGGTCGTGCCCCCGATCTACCAGGTTTCCACCTACAAGCAGGACGGCGTCGGAGGGCTCCGCGGCGGCTACGAGTACAGCCGCAGCGCCAACCCGACCCGGACCGCGCTGGAGGAGAACCTCGCGGCCCTGGAGGGCGGCCGTCGCGGTCTCGCCTTCGCGTCCGGACTCGCCGCCGAGGACTGCCTGCTGCGCACGCTGCTCGCCCCGGGCGACCACGTGGTCATCCCGAACGACGCGTACGGCGGCACCTTCCGCCTCTTCGCGAAGGTCGTCTCCCGCTGGGGCGTGGAGTGGTCGGTGGCCGACACCTCCGACCCCGAGTCGGTACGGGCGGCCCTCACCCCGAAGACGAAGGTCATCTGGGTCGAGACCCCCTCCAACCCGCTGCTCGGCATCACCGACATCGCCGTGGTCGCCGGCATCGCGCGCTCGGCCGGCGCCAAGCTGGTCGTGGACAACACCTTCGCCTCGCCGTACCTCCAGCAGCCCCTGGCGCTGGGCGCCGACGTGGTCGTGCACTCGCTGACCAAGTACATGGGCGGGCACTCCGACGTGGTCGGCGGCGCGCTGGTCACCGCGGACGAGGCGCTGGGCGAGGAACTGGCCTACCACCAGAACGCGATGGGTGCGGTGGCCGGTCCGTTCGACTCCTGGGTCGTGCTGCGGGGCATCAAGACCCTGGCCGTGCGCATGGACCGGCACGCGGAGAACGCGGGCAAGATCGTGGAGCTGCTCAAGCGCCACCCGAAGGTCACCAACGTCCTCTACCCGGGCCTGCCCGAGCACCCGGGCCACGAGGTCGCGGCCAAGCAGATGCGCAACTTCGGCGGCATGATCTCCTTCCAGGTCGCCGGCGGCGAGGAAGAGGCCGTCGCCGTCTGCGGCCGCACCAAGATCTTCACCCTGGCCGAGTCCCTGGGCGGCGTCGAGTCCCTGATCGAGCACCCGGGCCGCATGACGCACGCGTCGGTGGCCGGTTCGGCGCTGGAGGTTCCGGCGGACCTGATCCGCCTGTCGGTCGGCATCGAGAACGCCGACGACCTCGTGGCGGACCTCACCCAGGCCCTGGGCTAG